In Nicotiana tabacum cultivar K326 chromosome 2, ASM71507v2, whole genome shotgun sequence, the following proteins share a genomic window:
- the LOC107774463 gene encoding protein FAR-RED ELONGATED HYPOCOTYL 3 isoform X1 — MRGEGARLIACITEMGSELILCNLQVSVQEKSIGFQLFSIMDIDLRLPSRDHEKEEEEEEQNGIINMLDNVEKMHSDDGMQGMLVVVEEKMHAEDGGDMNTAVANIIEFKEDVNLEPLAGMEFESHGEAYAFYQEYARSMGFNTAIQNSRRSKTSREFIDAKFACSRYGTKREYEKSANRPRSRQGNKQDPENATGRRACAKTDCKASMHVKRRPDGKWIIHRFEKEHNHELLPAQAVSEQTRRMYAAMARQFAEYKNVVGLKSDSKGPFEKGRNSAMEGGDINVLLEFFIQMQSLNSNFFYAVDVGEDQRVRNLFWVDAKARHDYANFSDVVSFDTTYIRNKYKMPLALFVGVNQHYQFMLLGCALVSDEIATTFSWVMRTWLKAMGGQAPKTVITDHDQVLKSVISEALPSSLHYFCMWHMLGKVSETLNHVIKQNEKFMAKFEKCIYRSSTDEEFEKRWRKLVDRFDLGEVELIHLLYEDRVKWTPTFMRDAFLAGMSTVQRSESVNSFFDKYVHKKTTVQEFVKQYETILQDRYEEEAKADSDTWNKQPALKSPSPFEKHVAGLYTHTVFKKFQAEVLGAVACIPKREQQDETTITFSVKDYEKDQDFIVTLNEVKSEISCVCHLFEFKGYLCRHALVVLQICGVSSIPLQYILKRWTKDAKSKYSMTDGSEDVQSRVQRYNELCYRAMKLSEEGSLSQESYSFALRALDDAFGSCVTFNNSNKNILEAGTSSAPGLLCVEDDNQSRSMSKTNKKKNSFTKKRKVNSEPDVLAVGAADSLQQMDKLNSRPVTLDGYFGPQQSVQGMVQLNLMAPTRDNYYGNQQTIQGLGQLNSIAPTHDGYYGAQPTMHGLGQMDFFRAPSFPYGIRDEPNVRSAQLHDEASRHP; from the exons ATGAGAGGGGAGGGGGCAAGGCTAATTGCTTGCATCACAGAGATGGGGAGTGAGCTCATTCTATGTAATCTGCAG GTATCAGTACAAGAGAAATCGATAGGCTTTCAGTTGTTTAGCATCATGGATATAGATCTTCGGCTTCCTTCTCGAGATcatgaaaaggaagaagaagaagaagaacaaaatggAATTATAAATATGCTTGACAATGTAGAAAAAATGCACAGTGATGATGGAATGCAGGGGATGCTGGTTGTTGTTGAAGAGAAGATGCATGCAGAAGATGGAGGCGATATGAATACCGCCGTAGCAAATATCATAGAGTTTAAGGAGGATGTAAACCTTGAACCGCTGGCTGGTATGGAATTTGAGTCCCATGGTGAAGCTTATGCCTTTTATCAAGAGTATGCTCGGTCAATGGGATTCAATACAGCCATACAAAACAGCCGTCGCTCAAAGACATCAAGGGAATTCATTGATGCAAAATTTGCTTGTTCTAGATATGGAACGAAACGGGAATATGAGAAGTCTGCAAATCGACCACGTAGTAGACAAGGGAACAAGCAGGATCCAGAAAATGCTACTGGTCGGCGAGCATGTGCAAAGACAGATTGCAAAGCAAGTATGCATGTGAAAAGAAGACCCGATGGGAAATGGATCATTCATAGATTCGAGAAAGAACATAATCATGAACTTTTACCAGCCCAAGCTGTCAGTGAACAAACAAGAAGGATGTATGCCGCAATGGCAAGGCAGTTTGCTGAATACAAAAATGTTGTTGGTCTGAAAAGTGACTCAAAAGGTCCATTTGAGAAAGGTCGAAATTCAGCAATGGAAGGGGGAGACATAAACGTTTTGCTGGAGTTTTTCATTCAGATGCAAAGTCttaattccaacttcttttaTGCTGTTGATGTGGGTGAAGATCAACGTGTGAGGAACTTATTCTGGGTTGATGCCAAAGCCAGGCATGACTATGCAAATTTCAGTGATGTTGTGTCTTTTGATACTACCTACATCAGAAACAAGTACAAAATGCCCCTGGCTCTTTTTGTTGGGGTCAATCAGCATTATCAGTTCATGCTACTTGGATGCGCTTTGGTTTCTGATGAGATTGCCACAACATTTTCTTGGGTTATGCGGACATGGTTGAAGGCAATGGGTGGTCAAGCTCCCAAGACAGTGATCACAGATCATGACCAGGTATTGAAGTCAGTCATTTCAGAGGCTTTGCCATCATCCCTCCATTATTTCTGTATGTGGCATATGCTGGGAAAGGTGTCCGAAACGCTGAATCATGTCATTAAACAGAACGAAAAGTTTATGGCAAAGTTTGAGAAATGTATTTACAGGTCATCGACAGATGAGGAGTTTGAAAAGAGGTGGAGGAAACTAGTTGATAGATTTGATCTCGGAGAAGTTGAATTGATTCATTTACTCTATGAAGATCGTGTGAAATGGACCCCTACATTTATGAGAGATGCATTTTTAGCGGGAATGTCAACGGTTCAACGATCAGAGAGTGTGAACTCTTTCTTTGACAAATATGTACATAAGAAAACCACTGTCCAGGAGTTTGTAAAGCAATATGAAACAATATTACAAGATAGGTATGAGGAGGAGGCAAAAGCAGATTCTGATACATGGAACAAACAACCTGCTTTGAAGTCTCCATCACCATTCGAGAAGCATGTGGCAGGGCTTTATACACACACTGTATTTAAGAAATTCCAGGCTGAGGTTTTGGGTGCAGTTGCTTGTATTCCTAAAAGAGAGCAGCAAGATGAGACAACCATAACATTTAGTGTTAAAGATTATGAGAAGGATCAAGATTTCATTGTTACGTTGAATGAAGTGAAGTCAGAAATATCTTGTGTATGTCATTTGTTTGAATTTAAAGGCTACCTTTGTAGACATGCATTGGTAGTTCTCCAAATATGTGGTGTTTCCTCTATCCCATTACAATATATTTTGAAGCGATGGACAAAAGATGCCAAGAGCAAGTACTCTATGACAGATGGATCTGAAGATGTGCAGTCAAGGGTCCAGAGATATAATGAGCTATGCTATAGGGCGATGAAATTGAGTGAAGAAGGGTCATTATCCCAAGAGAGCTATAGTTTTGCTCTTCGTGCACTTGATGATGCTTTTGGGAGTTGCGTGACCtttaataactcaaataagaataTCTTAGAAGCTGGCACATCATCAGCTCCTGGTCTTCTCTGTGTTGAAGACGATaaccaaagtaggagtatgagCAAGACAAACAAGAAGAAGAATAGTTTTACTAAGAAACGGAAG GTGAACTCGGAGCCAGATGTTTTGGCTGTTGGCGCAGCAGACAGCTTACAACAAATG GACAAATTGAACTCCAGACCTGTGACTCTTGATGGCTATTTTGGTCCGCAACAAAGTGTTCAAGGAATG GTACAGTTGAACTTAATGGCACCAACTCGGGATAACTACTATGGAAACCAACAGACTATTCAGGGCCTT GGACAGTTGAATTCTATAGCTCCTACACATGATGGCTATTATGGTGCTCAGCCAACAATGCATGGGCTG GGGCAAATGGACTTTTTTCGCGCTCCAAGTTTCCCATATGGCATTCGG GACGAACCCAATGTAAGATCTGCTCAATTGCACGACGAAGCATCCAGACATCCTTGA
- the LOC107774463 gene encoding protein FAR-RED ELONGATED HYPOCOTYL 3 isoform X2 yields MDIDLRLPSRDHEKEEEEEEQNGIINMLDNVEKMHSDDGMQGMLVVVEEKMHAEDGGDMNTAVANIIEFKEDVNLEPLAGMEFESHGEAYAFYQEYARSMGFNTAIQNSRRSKTSREFIDAKFACSRYGTKREYEKSANRPRSRQGNKQDPENATGRRACAKTDCKASMHVKRRPDGKWIIHRFEKEHNHELLPAQAVSEQTRRMYAAMARQFAEYKNVVGLKSDSKGPFEKGRNSAMEGGDINVLLEFFIQMQSLNSNFFYAVDVGEDQRVRNLFWVDAKARHDYANFSDVVSFDTTYIRNKYKMPLALFVGVNQHYQFMLLGCALVSDEIATTFSWVMRTWLKAMGGQAPKTVITDHDQVLKSVISEALPSSLHYFCMWHMLGKVSETLNHVIKQNEKFMAKFEKCIYRSSTDEEFEKRWRKLVDRFDLGEVELIHLLYEDRVKWTPTFMRDAFLAGMSTVQRSESVNSFFDKYVHKKTTVQEFVKQYETILQDRYEEEAKADSDTWNKQPALKSPSPFEKHVAGLYTHTVFKKFQAEVLGAVACIPKREQQDETTITFSVKDYEKDQDFIVTLNEVKSEISCVCHLFEFKGYLCRHALVVLQICGVSSIPLQYILKRWTKDAKSKYSMTDGSEDVQSRVQRYNELCYRAMKLSEEGSLSQESYSFALRALDDAFGSCVTFNNSNKNILEAGTSSAPGLLCVEDDNQSRSMSKTNKKKNSFTKKRKVNSEPDVLAVGAADSLQQMDKLNSRPVTLDGYFGPQQSVQGMVQLNLMAPTRDNYYGNQQTIQGLGQLNSIAPTHDGYYGAQPTMHGLGQMDFFRAPSFPYGIRDEPNVRSAQLHDEASRHP; encoded by the exons ATGGATATAGATCTTCGGCTTCCTTCTCGAGATcatgaaaaggaagaagaagaagaagaacaaaatggAATTATAAATATGCTTGACAATGTAGAAAAAATGCACAGTGATGATGGAATGCAGGGGATGCTGGTTGTTGTTGAAGAGAAGATGCATGCAGAAGATGGAGGCGATATGAATACCGCCGTAGCAAATATCATAGAGTTTAAGGAGGATGTAAACCTTGAACCGCTGGCTGGTATGGAATTTGAGTCCCATGGTGAAGCTTATGCCTTTTATCAAGAGTATGCTCGGTCAATGGGATTCAATACAGCCATACAAAACAGCCGTCGCTCAAAGACATCAAGGGAATTCATTGATGCAAAATTTGCTTGTTCTAGATATGGAACGAAACGGGAATATGAGAAGTCTGCAAATCGACCACGTAGTAGACAAGGGAACAAGCAGGATCCAGAAAATGCTACTGGTCGGCGAGCATGTGCAAAGACAGATTGCAAAGCAAGTATGCATGTGAAAAGAAGACCCGATGGGAAATGGATCATTCATAGATTCGAGAAAGAACATAATCATGAACTTTTACCAGCCCAAGCTGTCAGTGAACAAACAAGAAGGATGTATGCCGCAATGGCAAGGCAGTTTGCTGAATACAAAAATGTTGTTGGTCTGAAAAGTGACTCAAAAGGTCCATTTGAGAAAGGTCGAAATTCAGCAATGGAAGGGGGAGACATAAACGTTTTGCTGGAGTTTTTCATTCAGATGCAAAGTCttaattccaacttcttttaTGCTGTTGATGTGGGTGAAGATCAACGTGTGAGGAACTTATTCTGGGTTGATGCCAAAGCCAGGCATGACTATGCAAATTTCAGTGATGTTGTGTCTTTTGATACTACCTACATCAGAAACAAGTACAAAATGCCCCTGGCTCTTTTTGTTGGGGTCAATCAGCATTATCAGTTCATGCTACTTGGATGCGCTTTGGTTTCTGATGAGATTGCCACAACATTTTCTTGGGTTATGCGGACATGGTTGAAGGCAATGGGTGGTCAAGCTCCCAAGACAGTGATCACAGATCATGACCAGGTATTGAAGTCAGTCATTTCAGAGGCTTTGCCATCATCCCTCCATTATTTCTGTATGTGGCATATGCTGGGAAAGGTGTCCGAAACGCTGAATCATGTCATTAAACAGAACGAAAAGTTTATGGCAAAGTTTGAGAAATGTATTTACAGGTCATCGACAGATGAGGAGTTTGAAAAGAGGTGGAGGAAACTAGTTGATAGATTTGATCTCGGAGAAGTTGAATTGATTCATTTACTCTATGAAGATCGTGTGAAATGGACCCCTACATTTATGAGAGATGCATTTTTAGCGGGAATGTCAACGGTTCAACGATCAGAGAGTGTGAACTCTTTCTTTGACAAATATGTACATAAGAAAACCACTGTCCAGGAGTTTGTAAAGCAATATGAAACAATATTACAAGATAGGTATGAGGAGGAGGCAAAAGCAGATTCTGATACATGGAACAAACAACCTGCTTTGAAGTCTCCATCACCATTCGAGAAGCATGTGGCAGGGCTTTATACACACACTGTATTTAAGAAATTCCAGGCTGAGGTTTTGGGTGCAGTTGCTTGTATTCCTAAAAGAGAGCAGCAAGATGAGACAACCATAACATTTAGTGTTAAAGATTATGAGAAGGATCAAGATTTCATTGTTACGTTGAATGAAGTGAAGTCAGAAATATCTTGTGTATGTCATTTGTTTGAATTTAAAGGCTACCTTTGTAGACATGCATTGGTAGTTCTCCAAATATGTGGTGTTTCCTCTATCCCATTACAATATATTTTGAAGCGATGGACAAAAGATGCCAAGAGCAAGTACTCTATGACAGATGGATCTGAAGATGTGCAGTCAAGGGTCCAGAGATATAATGAGCTATGCTATAGGGCGATGAAATTGAGTGAAGAAGGGTCATTATCCCAAGAGAGCTATAGTTTTGCTCTTCGTGCACTTGATGATGCTTTTGGGAGTTGCGTGACCtttaataactcaaataagaataTCTTAGAAGCTGGCACATCATCAGCTCCTGGTCTTCTCTGTGTTGAAGACGATaaccaaagtaggagtatgagCAAGACAAACAAGAAGAAGAATAGTTTTACTAAGAAACGGAAG GTGAACTCGGAGCCAGATGTTTTGGCTGTTGGCGCAGCAGACAGCTTACAACAAATG GACAAATTGAACTCCAGACCTGTGACTCTTGATGGCTATTTTGGTCCGCAACAAAGTGTTCAAGGAATG GTACAGTTGAACTTAATGGCACCAACTCGGGATAACTACTATGGAAACCAACAGACTATTCAGGGCCTT GGACAGTTGAATTCTATAGCTCCTACACATGATGGCTATTATGGTGCTCAGCCAACAATGCATGGGCTG GGGCAAATGGACTTTTTTCGCGCTCCAAGTTTCCCATATGGCATTCGG GACGAACCCAATGTAAGATCTGCTCAATTGCACGACGAAGCATCCAGACATCCTTGA